The following proteins are encoded in a genomic region of Ursus arctos isolate Adak ecotype North America unplaced genomic scaffold, UrsArc2.0 scaffold_32, whole genome shotgun sequence:
- the EPHA8 gene encoding ephrin type-A receptor 8, with protein MAPAWGRLPPALWVVTAAAAATATCVSAARGEVNLLDTSTIHGDWGWLTYPAHGWDSINEVDESFQPIHTYQVCNVMSPNQNNWLRTSWVPRDGARRVYAEIKFTLRDCNSMPGVLGTCKETFNLYYLESDRDLGASTQESQFLKIDTIAADESFTGADLGVRRLKLNTEVRGVGPLSKRGFYLAFQDIGACLAILSLRIYYKKCPTTVRNLAAFSEAVTGADSSSLVEVRGQCVRHSEERDTPKMYCSAEGAWLVPIGKCVCSAGYEERRDACVACELGFYKSAPGDQLCARCPPHSHSAAPAAQACRCDLSYYRAALDPPSAACTRPPSAPVNLISSVNGTSVTLEWAPPLDPGGRNDITYNAVCRRCPWALGHCETCGSGPRFVPQQTSLVRASLMVANLLAHMNYSFWIEAVNGVSDLSPEPRRAAVVNITTNQAAPSQVVVIRQERAGQTSVSLLWQEPEQPNGIILEYEIKYYEKDKEMQSYSTLKAVTTRATVSGLKPGTRYMFQVRARTSAGCGRFSQAMEVETGKPRPRYDTRTIVWISLTLIAGLVVLLLLLICKKRHCGYSKAFQDSDEEKMQYQNGPAPPPVFLPLHHPPGKIPEPQFYAEPHNYEEPGRTGRSFTREIEASRIHIEKIIGSGESGEVCYGRLQVPGQRDVPVAIKALKAGYTERQRQDFLSEASIMGQFDHPNIIRLEGVVTRGRLAMIVTEYMENGSLDAFLRTHDGQFTITQLVGMLRGVGAGMCYLSDLGYVHRDLAARNVLVDSNLVCKVSDFGLSRVLEDDPDAAYTTTGGKIPIRWTAPEAIAFRTFSSASDVWSFGVVMWEVLAYGERPYWNMTNRDVISSVEEGYRLPAPMGCPRALHQLMLDCWHKDRAQRPRFSQIVGVLDALIRSPESLRATATVNRCPPPAFAQSCFDLRGGGGGGGGLTVGDWLDSIRMGRYRDHFAAGGYSSLGMVLRMNAQDVRALGITLMGHQKKILGSIQTMRAQLTSTQGPRRHL; from the exons TGGGACTCCATCAACGAGGTGGACGAGTCCTTCCAGCCCATCCACACGTACCAGGTGTGCAACGTCATGAGCCCCAACCAGAACAACTGGCTACGCACCAGCTGGGTGCCCCGCGACGGTGCCCGGCGCGTCTACGCCGAGATCAAGTTCACCCTGCGTGACTGCAACAGCATGCCCGGTGTGCTGGGCACCTGTAAGGAGACCTTCAACCTCTACTACTTGGAGTCGGACCGCGACCTGGGCGCCAGCACACAAGAAAGCCAGTTCCTCAAAATTGACACCATTGCAGCTGACGAGAGCTTCACGGGTGCCGACCTGGGCGTGCGACGCCTCAAGCTCAACACGGAGGTGCGCGGCGTGGGCCCCCTCAGCAAGCGCGGCTTCTATCTGGCCTTCCAGGACATCGGGGCATGCCTCGCCATCCTGTCCCTCCGCATCTATTACAAGAAGTGCCCCACTACGGTGCGCAACCTGGCTGCCTTCTCGGAGGCGGTGACGGGGGCCGACTCGTCCTCGCTGGTGGAGGTGCGGGGCCAGTGCGTGCGGCACTCCGAGGAGCGGGACACGCCCAAGATGTACTGCAGCGCCGAAGGCGCGTGGCTGGTGCCCATCGGCAAGTGCGTGTGCAGCGCCGGCTACGAGGAGCGGCGGGACGCCTGTGTGG CCTGTGAGCTGGGCTTCTACAAGTCGGCCCCTGGGGACCAGCTCTGCGCCCGCTGCCCTCCCCACAGCCACTCTGCGGCCCCCGCTGCCCAGGCCTGTCGCTGTGACCTCAGCTACTACCGCGCGGCCCTGGACCCACCCTCTGCAGCCTGCACCC GGCCACCCTCAGCACCGGTGAATCTGATCTCCAGCGTGAACGGGACATCCGTGACCCTGGAATGGGCTCCTCCCCTGGATCCAGGCGGCCGCAACGACATCACCTACAACGCGGTGTGCCGCCGCTGCCCTTGGGCGTTGGGCCACTGCGAGACCTGCGGGAGCGGCCCCCGCTTCGTGCCCCAGCAGACGAGCCTGGTGCGGGCCAGTCTGATGGTGGCCAACCTGCTGGCCCACATGAACTACTCCTTCTGGATCGAGGCCGTCAACGGTGTGTCCGACCTGAGCCCCGAGCCCCGCCGGGCCGCTGTCGTCAACATCACCACAAACCAGGCAG ccccgtCCCAGGTGGTGGTGATCCGCCAGGAGCGGGCCGGGCAGACCAGTGTCTCCCTGCTGTGGCAGGAGCCGGAACAGCCCAATGGCATCATCCTGGAGTATGAGATCAAGTACTATGAGAAG GACAAGGAGATGCAGAGCTACTCCACCCTCAAGGCTGTCACCACCAGGGCCACCGTCTCGGGCCTGAAGCCCGGCACCCGCTACATGTTCCAGGTCCGAGCCCGCACGTCCGCCGGCTGCGGCCGCTTCAGCCAGGCCATGGAGGTGGAGACTGGGAAACCCC GGCCCCGCTACGACACCCGGACCATTGTGTGGATCAGCCTGACGCTCATCGCGGGCCTGGTGGTGCTTCTGCTCCTGCTTATCTGCAAAAAGAG GCACTGCGGCTACAGCAAGGCCTTCCAGGACTCGGATGAGGAGAAGATGCAGTATCAGAACGGGCCAG CACCCCCACCTGTCTTCCTGCCCCTGCACCACCCCCCGGGGAAGATCCCGGAGCCCCAGTTCTATGCAGAACCCCACAATTATGAGGAACCAGGCCGGACGGGCCGCAGTTTCACCCGAGAGATTGAAGCCTCCAGGATCCACATCGAGAAAATTATCGGCTCTG GGGAGTCCGGGGAAGTCTGCTACGGGCGGCTGCAGGTGCCGGGGCAGCGGGACGTGCCCGTGGCCATCAAGGCCCTCAAAGCCGGCTACACGGAGAGACAGCGGCAGGACTTTCTGAGTGAGGCGTCCATCATGGGTCAGTTTGACCACCCCAATATCATCCGCCTTGAAGGTGTCGTCACCCGTG gccgcCTGGCAATGATCGTGACCGAGTACATGGAGAATGGCTCTCTGGACGCCTTCCTGCGG ACTCACGACGGGCAGTTCACCATCACGCAGCTGGTGGGCATGCTCAGGGGCGTGGGCGCCGGCATGTGCTACCTCTCGGACCTGGGCTACGTCCACCGCGACCTGGCCGCCCGCAACGTCCTGGTTGACAGCAACCTGGTGTGCAAGGTGTCCGACTTCGGGCTCTCCCGGGTACTGGAGGACGACCCCGACGCGGCCTACACCACCACG GGAGGCAAGATCCCCATCCGCTGGACAGCCCCCGAGGCCATCGCTTTCCGGACCTTCTCCTCGGCCAGCGACGTGTGGAGCTTCGGCGTGGTCATGTGGGAGGTGCTGGCCTACGGGGAGAGGCCCTACTGGAACATGACCAACCGTGAT gtcATCAGCTCCGTGGAGGAGGGGTACCGCCTGCCCGCGCCCATGGGCTGCCCCCGCGCCCTGCACCAGCTCATGCTGGACTGCTGGCACAAGGACAGGGCCCAGCGGCCTCGCTTTTCCCAGATTGTTGGCGTCCTCGATGCCCTCATCCGGAGCCCTGAGAGTCTCAGGGCCACTGCCACTGTCAACAG GTGCCCGCCCCCTGCCTTTGCCCAGAGCTGCTTTGACCTccgtgggggcgggggtggcggcGGGGGCCTCACCGTGGGGGACTGGCTGGACTCCATCCGCATGGGCCGCTACCGGGATCACTTCGCCGCCGGCGGGTACTCCTCCCTGGGCATGGTGCTGCGTATGAATGCTCA GGACGTGCGTGCCCTGGGCATCACCCTCATGGGCCACCAGAAGAAGATCCTGGGCAGCATCCAGACCATGAGGGCCCAGCTGACGAGCACCCAGGGGCCCCGCCGGCACCTCTGA